Genomic DNA from Oncorhynchus clarkii lewisi isolate Uvic-CL-2024 chromosome 5, UVic_Ocla_1.0, whole genome shotgun sequence:
taccctcaccacctggggggcggcccgtcaggaagtccaggacccagttgcacagggcggggtcgagatccagggtctcgagcttgatgacgagtttgaagggtactatggtgttagaTGCTGAATGCTTAAATGCTAAATGCTTTACTGCTCAGAATAAGTAGTGCTCTCTTCCAGAGGAATCCCTCAGCATTGTGGCCCTTTCTAAGAATAGCACAGAGCAGAAGTGAAGGGTTAAAACTCACAGTATCTGACATAAAGTACTTGAGATCTCTATatggatatacactgagtgtacaaaacattatattgagttgcaccccctccccccttttgccctcagagcaGTCTCAAATCGTCAGGGCAAAGACTCTACaaagtgtcgaaagcattccatagGGATTCTGGGCCACGTTGACTCAAATTCTTcccacagttggctggatgtccttcaggtgatggactattcttgatacacacaagaaACTGTTCCGCatgtaaaacccagcagcgttgcagatcTTAACTCAaatcggtgcgcctggcacctactaccataccccgttcaaaggcacttaaatattttgtctttcccattcaccctctgaatggcacacatacacaatccatgcctcaaggcttaaaaatccttctccccttcatttacaaggacatcaataagggatcatagctttcacctgaattcacttGGAAAGTCtccatcatggaaagagcaggtgtgcaTAACTGCATTAGAAAtaataattaaatatatatattgctaCAAATCTCGATCTTCAGGggcatgtataaaaatgctgggcaggccattattttggctaccatggctatacCCCCATATGATGACAAtaccccatccacagggcacgagtggttactgaatggtttgatgagcatgaaaactatGTAAAGCATATGCCGTGGCCGCCTCAATCACCACatttcaacccaattgaacacttatgggggattctggagtggtgcctgagacagcgttttccaccaccatcaaatGATgaaatttctcgtggaagaattgcatcacatccctccaatagagttccagacacttagAGAATCtttgccaaggtgcattgaagctgttgttctaattctctctttctctctctgaggacctgagccctaggaccatgcctccggactacctggcatgatgactccttgatgtccccagtccacctggccatgctgctgctccaatttcaactgttctgcctgtggctatggaaccctgatctgatgtgctgacctgttgcacattcgacaactactgtgattattattatttgaccatgctggtcatttatgaacatttgaacatcttagccatgttctgttgtaatctccacccggcacagccagaagaggactggccacccctcatagcctggttcctctctaggtttcctcctaggttttggcctttttagggcgtttttcctaaccaccgtgcttctacacctgcattgcttgctgttttgggttttaggctgggtttctgtacagcactttgagatatcagctgatgtaagaagggctatataaataaatttgatttgatttcatattATACATCATATTCACCCTCTATAACAACTGTGATAAAGAAAAGGCTgcaatgttatttaaaaaatccTTTATCAAGGGAGACAAATCACATAAACCTTATTGATACAAATTAAATGAGATTGACCTGATAGGGCTGTAATACGCGTAAGGCGCGTATTTCTGACGTAGAAAACCAGCGACagctaaacattttttaaattaaacagTAACATGCAAAACATAAACAGCTCACATAAACGTTCATAACCGATCAAAGTAGCTATTGCTATTTACGCTTTAACATTGAAGGGGAGAGTAGactttagcgttagcatttctgACGCGACTGCTCGAGCTGACTTCCTGCATTGAGGAAGCGACTGCTAGATAGAGTATCTTTCATAAATTACACTGAGGTAtgtctgaaaataaaataaaaatgtatagcAAGTAATTCGCTACTCATAAACGACCAAAATACCTGTTGCTATTTACACTTTAAAATTGAGGAGTGTAGACTTCAGCGTTAGTATTTCTGACGTAGATATCGAGCGACAGCTCGAGCTGACTTCCTGCATTGTTGAAGCACTGCTTGATAGCGTTCCAGTATTTTACATAAATTACACTGAGGTATGTCATTTTTTTTATAGCAAATAATTCGCTACTCAAACGATCAATGTACCTGATGCTATTTACACTTTAAAATTGAAAAGGAGAGTAGACTAGCGTTAGTATTTCTGACGTAGAGATCAAACGACCGCCCGAGCTGACTTCCTGCATTGAGGAAGAGACTGCTAGATAGCGATCCCGCCCGTATTTTACATAAATTACAGTGAGGTATGTCTGAAATTTTATAGCAAATAATTTGCTACTCATAAACATTCATAACCGATCGATGTACCTGTTGCTATTTACACTTTAAAACGGAAGAGCATAGTAGACAGCGCTAACGTTAGCCTAGCTAGCAAGGATGAAATCAGAGGGCTAACGTTTGCTAACTAACTACTGTATCGAACGTTACCTAGTCAATCACGttgtcacaggaggctggtggcacatttgaggaggacgggctcatggtaatgcaTGGAGCGGAATCAGTGTGGAATGTTATTAAATACATGAAACACACCTTGAAGTGCCAGCCCTCTTTGCTGTCTGTTTAGCTAACTGTAGCCCGCCTCTTTGCTACGAAGCCTAGCTATCGAAGTGGTTTGTAAATTATAGGCTACGTCACTTTGAGGGAAGGTCAGtagtactagctagctagccactaaTTAGTGTATGTTCAAACGACTTCTGATGGCTATATGGTTTGAGTCTAAGGCATTCATCATTATCCTGTGTTTTAAAGCTTTCAGACTGGTCCAAGGTGCTGTGCAGATTGTCTTGAACTCAACATGTAacgttactgctactactactcctgCTCCACAAAGATTCTAGATTTTTCCTAATTAAAGCATTAGAAGAGAATGGACAAATGTGGATTGGGACTAAGATTAGGATACGGATTCTAGATTTCTGAGGGTAAATTTAAAGCATTAGAAGAGGATGGATTGGGATTAGGATACGGCTCACCTCCACCTTTGTTCTTGGAATGGATCAATGAGTTTGAAGCCTGCAGGTGCCTTCGGTTTATTTTAGCAGGGCCTATCCAATACCAACAATGACTGATGGAAGGATCTACGTGGGAAATCTTCCAATGGACGTCCAGGAGAGGGACATAGAGGATCTCTTCTTCAAATATGGAAAAATTCGGGATATCGAACTAAAGAATAACAGGGGAACCATCCCTTTTGCTTTTGTTCGCTTCGAAGATCCACGGTGAGTTCCTGGAGTGATCTAGTGTGTACACATCCAATCACAATACCTGGCTGTTTGGCAAGGTGTTCTCCTGATTTAGTAACATCGCCTGGGACTGACCTCAGTGAATGGATGGAGAAGGCGTTGACAAGTGTATATCCCTTAGGCAAGTAAGTAAGGAGTTCTGTGCTCTCTTCTCTTAGGGATGCAGAAGATGCTGTCTATGGAAGGAATGGATATGGATTCGGTGACTCCAAGCTTCGTGTAGAATACCCTCGCTCCTCTGGCGCCAAATTTAGTGGCCCTATGGGAGGCGAAGGAGGGGGTCCTAAGGGGAGGTTTGGGCCTCCAACTCGGAGATCTGAGTTCCGGGTGATAGTGACTGGTAGGTGGACGTTCTGAGTCGTAGGCAgttgtttttgtctctctctcttggcggACTGGAGGTCAAAGGGACTAAGTGGAGGTCAAGTCAGCTGCCCAAAACAAACAGGAACAAAACAGTAAAAGCTCTAACTGATCATGTTGACTGCATATACCCAAACACCGGCCATAGTGACTGGTAGGTGTATGTTTTATAATTCATTTTTGTTTTATCCATTGGTAGTTCTCTATTGTATCTGTGTTGTATGTCCTCTTATATAGCTAGACATTCCTATTTCTTAGGTTTCAATCTGGCAGTCAGATCATATGCCACTTTTTTTCTTTCAAATCAAGGGAAAATATTAGTTGAGAGACTGACAGTATTTGCATACTTATAGTGTCCCTCAAAGCTTTGCATGAAAATGTAGACACAAATGTGAATTGGAGATATGCCACTTGAAACAGGTCTATAAGAATCTGTAGCTGTACTTTTCCATTCCAATAAGCATTATGCAGACTTAACAGCTTCTTGTATGACAATGTGCTGTCTCCCCTCCCAGGCTTGCCCCCATCAGGGAGCTGGCAGGATCTTAAAGACCACATGCGTGAGGCAGGGGATGTGTGTTTTGCCGACGTGCAGCGGGATGGTGAAGGGGTGGTGGAGTTTGTCCGTCGGGAGGACATGGAGTATGCCCTGCGCAGACTGGACAGGACTGAGTTCCGCTCCCATCAGGTGAGTACACCTCGCCACAGCAAAACATCTCAAATAGGAGTGCATTTGCGAATTACAAGCTTATTCAAGCCCATGACGGAAGATTGTCTCCTCAGTCATTTGCTCTGTATGTCCTTCAGGGGGAGATGGCAAACATTCGTGTCCATGGAGAACATGGTGCCAGTTATGGTCGCTCGCAGTCCCGCTCCAGATCCCCCCGGGGGCGTGGCTACTCACCACCTCCTTACAAAAGCAGAGGGTCCCCTCCACAGCGCTACCAGTCACCTCCACGGCGCCATGTGTCCCGCCATAGCCCCCCAGTGAGGCGACACCCAGTAACACACCACAGCCCACCCCCACGCCACTATCGGTAGACCAGCCAGCCATTCACAAGAGGGCACTGATGATTAGGGGCAGTTTAATTATGTTTTGTTTATACCAGTTCTCCTCCCTGACACACACAAATAATTGTCCCCCTTTTGCTTGCTATGTGCATTCCATGGTCAGTCACCCCTGCCTTCTTGTTGGCCTTAATATGGTTGATTTATTTTCCTGTTGATTGATGTAAACTTCAGTTACCTGTGTCAGCGCACTGTATTGAGCTGAGTTCTGATGTCTGGTGAGACCATTTGTTAACTTGTCAATTTACTGGTCTTGCTGCTCTAGGTCACGTATGAACATGATCCATTTGTGATGAACACTGCCCTGAGTGTGACTCTCAACAAAAACTAAATGTGAACATCTGCCTGCAATGTCTATTTTTAAATGAATTGTAAGTGTGGACCTCCAAGTGTCTGAATACCTTTTGGAAATTGTTTGATTGTAATCTGCTGGTAAACCTGAAATCcttaaatttgttttattttaaataaatgtcAAACTTTTTAATCAGTTCATTCCTTCCCCTCTCAATGTTTTGGTAACCTGTGGTGGCTGAATTCAAgatcattttgtttttcaaacCAAACACCTGCACTCAATGGGTTGTCACGTTGCAGATTGGGTTTCATGCTATACTGTTTGTCATTTCTGGTCCATCCTCAGAGCTGAAAATATGAATTGGTAGTAATGAAACATGATTATTCTATTTATTGCTTTGTCAATGTATATGTTAATCACATTACATCACTGAACTAAACACATTCCAGTAAAAAAAATTAACTTGGAGCAAAGAGACCCACAAAACTTATAATCTTGTACATTATGAACCAAGTCCAATGCATCCACATTGATGCCCTCTTCAGTTGTCTTGAGGGACATTATGCCAGGACACTAATAGACATTGACAATTCCAGAATTTAAAAAGTTCAATAAAACTCTTTTTGCAAAGCATCATCATTTTACAATGATCATCTGAAGTGCCCACCACATTATATTTATCTTGTGACCATGGATGTTTATTGGTCTGACCCAAATGTCTGGATTCATAGGTTCCTTTTGTAATCAATACCCAAAATCCAATCCCAATTGTCATTCAGCACTTTGGATCCTTCAAATGAATGCTCTTTAGTCTCCACACGAGGACAACGACCGCAAACAAAACCCAATTCAAGCTAAATTGGTGGACACCCTGTTCATGTTCCATTGCATGCCCAGTAAGCGATGCCAGTGAGTCACAAGGCAACGTTGTTGGGGAGATCCATCTCATCTGTCACCTTTCTCTTTATTTGGGCCCATGAATTCTACGCCATCAATGGGAATGTCCTTTTCTTTTATGGCCTTCTGCAAATACAAGCACACCATGTGTAGCTGTAACATTAGATTAGATACATGCATCTGACGTTTAAAAAGACAGCCTATTGTCCTCTCAATCCATTATCATGAAGTGAGTATATTTACATTCATATATTGGAAATAGATGCCCTGTGAAGAAGACTTCTGTGGCCTGACAGCTGACACATTGGTATTGCATCATTTTGGTTAGCTAACAAACAGTACGTGGTACAGCAGTTATCAATGCGTGGTGATGAGGAACAGGCAGATAGCTAACATACGTCCGTGTTTGATATAATGCATTTACCTGGACACAATGCTGATATTTCTTGAACATTTCGGTACAGGGATCACCGCTTCGATCTCCCTTCAAGAATTTCTCAGCAAACCAACGGTTAAAGCACTGGTCATATTCCCGTTTTAGGTCAGTGCAGCCCTCTCCAACACTATTCATCTTCAATGCGGAATAACCATAGACCGTATGAGAATAACAAATACTGAAAGAATAAAGATAACGATTAATTATTGAATTTATTGCAAGCAAAATTCTCTTCCGCACAGTTCTCTTGACTTCCCTTGAACCATATGATCTGTTTAGCCAGACACCATTGCGTACTTTGATGGCGTAATAAACAAGCGACACATTGTTAAAGCAACAGCACACTTTGGCTACAGGCAAACAATTTTACACCAAAGACCGCACAGAGTGAAACGAATTAAACCAAACTTTGCACAATGTTGAATCCAAAATATACTGATTGTTTAATACACAGCAAagtaataacaacaataaacaaTTCAAGAATACATTGAAAAAATAAGAGTATTTTTCTCATATGTTTGTCGGTATATTTATCTATTGTCGTCAAGCAACAAATCACATGTACAGTGGCCTACGTGTGTGTACATATCTGATATTACACAGTATAGCTAcattgttatactcacagatactTTTGAATATTAGCCTATGTGTGTTTCAAATAATTGTACAGTTACCATTACAGTACAACAGCAATACACGCAGACATTTAGCCGATAAGGAGAAGATAAGACAGATTTAAGCACTTAATACAAAAACACTGGAATACATGGGGGACAATATGTTTGAGATACAGCCAGGGGTTTCAGCAAGTGTTCATGCGATGTTGGAGAGGTGCAAGC
This window encodes:
- the LOC139408768 gene encoding serine/arginine-rich splicing factor 9 — its product is MTDGRIYVGNLPMDVQERDIEDLFFKYGKIRDIELKNNRGTIPFAFVRFEDPRDAEDAVYGRNGYGFGDSKLRVEYPRSSGAKFSGPMGGEGGGPKGRFGPPTRRSEFRVIVTGLPPSGSWQDLKDHMREAGDVCFADVQRDGEGVVEFVRREDMEYALRRLDRTEFRSHQGEMANIRVHGEHGASYGRSQSRSRSPRGRGYSPPPYKSRGSPPQRYQSPPRRHVSRHSPPVRRHPVTHHSPPPRHYR
- the LOC139408769 gene encoding TP53-regulated inhibitor of apoptosis 1, whose product is MNSVGEGCTDLKREYDQCFNRWFAEKFLKGDRSGDPCTEMFKKYQHCVQKAIKEKDIPIDGVEFMGPNKEKGDR